A segment of the Sander lucioperca isolate FBNREF2018 chromosome 7, SLUC_FBN_1.2, whole genome shotgun sequence genome:
GATTAAATGTCATTCCACAATGTATCATTTTAGGCACTTCAAATCCTTTTAACAAACCGTAGGAAAATAAATTACCATTGGCCTTTTACTGGAAATGTGATTATTTCACACAGCATGAACACACATAACTACTGTATTTGTCCAtaaaaaaatcttgtttttaacccaatgatttttttttttatggattaTTTAAGAATAATATAACAATGATGCCAAAGCAACACATTCTAGTATGTAAAACACTAATGACTAATGAAATCCCTTTGATGTCTTAGTTTTAATTCCATAATCAGGTGTTATAATGGACATCATATCATATTGGACAGGGTCCAAccgtttcttttttaaatgctttctgATTTCACTCATAACCTATATTAATCAATATCAAATATTATGTGAATAAAAGAATCagctttcatttttaaatatgcaCATATGGACAGAAGTAAATTAACCTTTACCATGTAGTTAACctaacataaaaaaagaattctCAGATTTGGGTTTCAAATCTCATAAAGTatacaaaaatgacaaactcAATCATTGTAGTAATGCAAATCTTCTGCTAACCTTACCTTAAAGCATCAGAATTATGAGATTTTTTCTATAGACAAGAAATATTTGAATAGTTAGCGCAGCCATACAGTTTGACAGGGATGTCACCCAAACGCATAGgagagacaataaaaaaaaaaaaaaaaaaagaagtgcacCAATTCATGTTTATTTAATTAGTTCAACACATAAATAACACCAACTCATATAACTTTAGGGGAGTACAGCACATTAAACAATATCTTTGGTACAGAATCCTACATCAACACAACTTTCACAAACTCTTCCATAAGCCTTGTTGAAATCATAAGCTCTCCTAAAGCGTAGGTTTAATACATAAAGGCTAAGCTATATTCAACAATTCCTGCATCACCCATTAGCTCTAACAACCAGTATTTCAAAACCTTCAGTTATCCTTTTAATACGGTTTCTTATTATTAAATACAAACATGTTGAAACAACAGACGTTACCTAATAGACATTTTGTTGTTATGAAAACACAATCAATGAAATATTTTCTACATTAAATTGTAGTGTTTAAACTGCACTGTAACACATACGGAGTAAAGGAATGATGATATTGATGGAATGAACACCAACTTTGTAAAAGCATTGAAGCCTTAACTAAATATGCCACGGCTGTATAAACACCCATTAAACTGGGACGGAACGTTCACTATTTGcaatatgaaaatgaataaatgcaaCATATTCCTTACGTCCCTTGGGCTGCACCCATTGCACATGTTTTCTAAGACGTTATTAAAAACAAAGACACTCTTTTGGGCACATTTTCCAAATCTAATTGCTATGAGAGAgcctctgttaaaaaaaaagaatcacgaGGCATGTTTGTGCATATCCTCTAAAAGGGTGTGAAACATTCTAGGAAATCCAAAACGACACCTTTAAATTTGAATTTCAAGTATGTGGCAGCTACGTTCAAAAACAGAACCATGTCTACTGATGTTTGAACTGGTTATCAATAGAGTCACTGTTTACTTGTATTATCATGGGAGGACAGGCCTTTTTCCACAGCAGACAAATTGACTtttcacagtaggaaaagcacaagtgtaaataatgaaattaatgatagctgaattccatttagctgctttaaTTTCAGcttcctggtattgtgcatgctggctcccTGTCActctcactgggacacttgaatagaacagagccatcgtTGATGTTATtggtaacacctgtgcttttcctactatgacaagtcaaaatggctgctgtgaaaaaggtcagGCCTATGGTCAGGATTTGTGCATCCAGCTAAAAATAAAATGCCACCTTACAGGCATCAAAGCAGTAAAAAAATGGGAAGGTTCAACTTACTTTTAAAGAGGGTGCgtttgtggtggaatttccagaaacACCATATTGTGGTATGATGAGACTAAGGGAAAGCTTACATGACAACATCAGGCCATTCAtaggtcacaggtcaggggacGAGAACATTCGGCCAGTCTCGAACACCCAAACCTCTTCATGTATAACTGTTTGGCTATCTACAGATTCAAGGAGCCTACGTTGGCAGCTACATGATGAGGGCATGTTTTGTCTCAGGGCCGTCTCCTTTTGGAGGTCGATTATGTATCTGTGTTAACGCCGCCTGCAATTACTTTGTTCAAGGTTCAGCTAAACGTTAACGTCTCCAGCATGAGtataaatacaccttcaggaggACAGGGACGGCACTGCACAATAACACATCGTGTTTACACTGTACTGACTGTCTAATTgtctcctcaattgagtgttcattaagtgcttctgtgtaattcatcatggtctcccgaaccttcttcacgtatgtgaaatgagttgtgctgctcctgagtttttccttaacagtGGTAAAACGTATGGTAATGTTAAATTCCCCTAGGCAATACCGTTGGACAAGCCAGAGCTGAAATTGAGTACCACCTGCTATGGGAATCATCAAAACTAAGATAGCAAAACACAAGACTGTAGAGAATAAGCAGAAAGACATGAGAAGAGGTCAAAGTTACAACGAGGTAAATTGTTTTTAACACAAGACAATAAGCAGCAGTTTGTTAGCTAAAACAACACAGGTATAATATTAGCATGCATCTGTAGTAGGCTGACTCAAACAGGGGGTTTGCTAGGCTCAAAATAATTTCTGCCACATTATATTCAACTAGCGGTGCTTTAGCTGTGCGCAGTGGCGTGGTTCACAGGCTCATCCACGGCCCAGGTCTCTGTCGGAGTAAGGTCTCACCCTGGTGAGGCAGCTGGCAGCCATCAAACACGCCTGAGCCGTCTTTCTCCTCATGAGAGGAGTCATGAGACCCTTCCTCCTTTGTGTCTGGCACATCAGCCTCAGATGCATCCAGAATTCCTGAGGGCTTCTTTGGCGACGGCTCTGCTATTGTGTCATCTTCCTGGAAATCAGACGCATCATTCACAGATCCTATCACTTGAGGAGCACCCAGATCCTTCTGCGAGTTTTCCTTCTCCATGCGCTTCCgagcctcctctctcctctgctggATACGGGTGTTGTCTCCCATCATAACCCTGACTCTTACTTGATCTGGAGGCCAGATCCCGCCCCATATGAACTGCAGGTAGCTGAACAGCACAATGACACAGAGGAAGGCAAAGTTGGTGGCTACGCCGATCACCGCAGATGTCAGGGGGAAGTTGTACAGAACATATCTTATGCCAGTGAAGAAAGCATGGATTCGGAGTTGAGATGAGTAGATCTGCACTCGTTTGGACTGGATCTCAATGACTGCACCGATAGAGGGTTGATAAGCATTTGTCTTGTAGTCTGAGAAGAGCTCAACTTCTATGAGTTGCTTCTGCTCAGCCATACCGGTCAGAAATAAAGGAGAGAACAGTAAAGTACTCAGGCTCTGCAGAAGGCTGGAGCGGTAATGCAGCATGGTAGATCGGCCCACTGATGAGACTGTCTTTCCACCCTTGGTGTAACAAGACATCTTGACCATAAACATACCCAAGCGTTCATTCACTGGAGACTCTGGCATCTCTAACTCCAAAGACACTCGATAAGGCTGACCGTAAGCCATCACAAGGTCCCTCTCATTCTTCATGAAAGAGATGTTGGCCGTGGGGAATGAACAAAGTGCTGACTCTGAGGAATCACAATCAGAGGTGTAGTAGAAGTGCACAGGGGTGGAGAAGCTCACACTGGGCATGTATGAGTAATAGAAGCTTCCGTAGAGAAAGATGGACACCCAAAGTAGCAGAACCAGGACACAAAACAGGATGGCAGCCTGAAATAAAGTCCGCCGGGCTTTGAGGAGAGTAACAGCTGCCACATTTTGGAGCCAGTGTAAAACCGGTCCCATTGTAGCCCCCATCATGTCTGATCCGGACCTCCTTCTGGCACTAGTTTGGGCAGTTGTTCCTCCTTCGAGCCCTTTCGACTGCTGCCTCTGTGGTGGGTCTTTATGTTCATACATCAATGGGCGGCTCCCCTCCGAAACTGTATAATTGCTTATCTTCACCCTCCCATGACTAGCTAGTCTGTTCAACTAACGTTACACATTCACTTAGCTAAGGCCCGAGTTTTAGCTtgtgaagctaacgttagttgctGCTAGTTTGGTCCACAAAGTAGGtaacgttaagctaacgttactcgATAAAATGAAAATAGTCTTGGATTCTAAAGGTCGGATGGTTATCTACCTGACTTGCTCGGAGGGTGTCGCATTCAAACATTGCTGCTAGGTTacatccatagactgtatatcaTTACTGAAACAGTTTCTGGTtactttcaaaacatgaccataTGAACCGGAAGTTGATACCTTCTTTTGTACCCTCTTCGAAGCGGCTCGAAGCAGCagggtagatgctagatcgcACCCGTTTacccgttctcttaatacatccatagttAACGTCAACACGCTCATACCGCGCAGGCGTcaatattttgggcttcatgtCTATACATGTCCGTTATTGCAGCCGAAGACTGAAAATCAATGTGTCGTGATCCGAAATTGGGGTGAAATTATTAACAACATTAGCACCCAAGAGGCCAAGAGTGTATGTTAAATAGAAACTGCAGTAACGTCTGAATGGCGTTGAAGCCTACGCATTGACGCATGCGCAGTATGCTCATGTTGACGTCGACACGTGTATCGGATGCGATCTAGCATCCATTACCTAccaagcagcagcagagcagagccGCAACAACGACGCCAAGGAAGGGAGCAGGCCACTAGACTGAGACAACGATGGGTAAGAAAAGTCGCCTCACAGGAGGACTGGTCGGTCGGAGAACGATCCTACAGCTTTCACCTCCCGGGCTCCGCAGTGGGAATGCCGGAGAGAGGGAAGAAGCACCCTCGGGATCCGATggtattttttatttctcagtGGCTTGATAGCGACAGGCTAGTTGAGTGCTAAATGCTCGAGGTGTATAGAATGGGCCTATCTCATAAAAAAATCGATTTACTTAACGAAATTTAGCTGCTGAGTTTCTCGTTTCAAAAATACACCATTACCAAGAATTAGCCAAGCCAAattatagctaacgttatgtgcTAGGCTCATGACACGACACCGTGATGTTTTTAATTGCATCGACTAGAAGCTATCGCCTAGCGTGCTAAGCTAGCAAGCTAGTAGTTATGTGAGCATGCCAAAATAGGCTTATGACAAATGACTGGGCCAGTTAACGCTAACGAAATGTACCCAACTAACACAAATACCGTTACATTTTACTTGCTTTATCTAGCTAGGGGAGTGAGTATCTATGTGGGCGAACAACGTTAGCCTCTATCTAGCTTGCTGTAGCAGCCGTTGAAGCTCAAGGCTAACCTCTTGGCTGGCATTGTTTTGCAGATGAACAAGAGGGCGATGGACTCAGATTCGTGAGAGAAAGGCTCACAAACATGAAGACTCCCGCAGCAAAAGCAACAGGTAGAGTAACTGTATATGTGTGGTGCTGTTTTTGGTTCTCAGGCATTGGAAAACCAGTCGATTGAACCAAGTGTTTTATCTCTACCTTTTTAGAGGGTTTGTCCTTGCTTGGAGCCTATGATGATAGTGATGAAGAAGATGCTGGAGACTCTCAGCATACAACGACAAAGTCTGCTGACATTGACAGCACATTGGCCAATTTCATGGCTGTGAGTATTATTTGCTTCTTATCTTAATCCTCCGTTTTTGCTACTGAATCAATTTTTATGTTGAGTGTTTTCTTTTAGGATGTATAACTTCAAGCTAATTAGTATACCTGGTGGTACAGTTACCTGTATGTACGGTTCACAACGTCAAAAACACAATGTGTTAACCCAGTTTTCTTGATGTAAAGTATGTAATTAAGATGCATAATGAACCAACTGGAATTAACTTATCAGGCTCAGACCTGTTCAGAAGCACAGTATGTAGTTGTGAAGTGAAAGGAGAGATTGTGATTCGGCCTTATTCATTGTGGATAATTATGGGTTGGTGGCAAATAATTACCAAGTAAACTGCAGGTTTTGGGTTTTCTGATTTTAGAATCAATTTTGCGTAGGTTTCTAACCTGGACCTGGGTTGTCataaattaatattattatcaaAGTAAAGACTAGTGCTAAGTAAAGTGTGGTTCATTCTAAGGGCTGAAAACACAagttttgtcaaaaaaatataaatcctGTTGCCATTTTTCCCACCACAGGAAATTGATGCAATCACCACTCAGCCAAGTTCAGAGGATGCAGCATCTCATCCTTCGGTCCCAACTAGCACCCCACCCAGACCTGAGGTTAATACTCAGCAGCCAGCCGCCAATGAAGAACAGAACCAACAACACACATCGTTTGAGTACAATACTGAGTACTCGCTTGCTGGAGGTAACTGTCTGTACTGTagataaagataagataaaGTTTTTTATGTTCTGATGTCCTTCTGATTGACAATGGACTCTTTTTCAAGTACCTGTGattaggcctgtcgcgatagtcaataaatcaattaatcgcacgataaaaaaaaattggctcgataatttttccggccgcgataatttccatttgcatgcttgtttgttttccttgtctctctctctctctaccaaagagactagaggaccactctcggttccttagcgtaacgaggagtgaaccctcttgtcagtcgcatggtctttgtgggggcgggactcctggcagagagagagagagagagagagagactttgcagttaaggcgccgtcaaaaaaagaagacgtatatgagcgatatccgctgtgttactcggcgtcctgttttctccctttcattccaaaccacgcagttgacaacctgcaggtggaggggtggagacaggctcggacttACACGCCACGGgctgctgtggacttgtcagtcttgcaagcggtttcaggaaagttgctgtatgtgtccgacattgcacagaacattaaccggtacaagcctacagctgtcagtgtgtcagaggctcccggacggtgaactgagactccgttacctgcttgtcaAAAATCGCCATTTACTAGCTAATgaattagcctgaggtaaacactagctatcagtaaacagaagtgacgtggtggctggcgtctgtttgtgcgcgcgtgcgtgtgtgtgtgtcggcccgTCCCGCCCCCACGAAGTTCCGACCTGCAGAAGAAAGtatagctgcaccttcgccaaaatgaagactgaaaaacagtactattttggtacaaacatttactcgccatgtggcagatagccacacagatatagatagatataatgtattaattatatattatttaaatttaatatttagtgtttaataaataattgttaaatgtagtacagagtctgtagtctatcgcaaacactcgaggaatgctgcaaacatttgacagccagtacgaattacctgggagaacatacgtgtcacaaacggcaattccacaactgtccAACAGCGTGACAGATGACATActgacatactaaaggagatcaaagacatattgtggatatttaaaatgtcttccagttccagtgttaaatattctttagaaataaaaggttattgatctttgaaaaggtgtacctgcattattatgccattatcattatatcagatgaaaatggtctcagaacgacaatattatcgtttatcgcaataatttctgggacaatttatcgtccagcaaaatttgttatcgtgacaggcctacctGTGATATAATACTTTAACAGAGCAatttcatattaattatactcTTTATAACCTATTCAagcagattcttttttttttgcctgtgtATTAAAGGTACGTCGTGTAGGAacttctcccatctagcggtgacattgtattttgcattcaaacgaatagtgctctctagcgcctcgctttttcaaatatgtgttgcaactacggtagccgttgtgtaccaagaagctattcATCGAGTTTTC
Coding sequences within it:
- the bscl2 gene encoding seipin gives rise to the protein MYEHKDPPQRQQSKGLEGGTTAQTSARRRSGSDMMGATMGPVLHWLQNVAAVTLLKARRTLFQAAILFCVLVLLLWVSIFLYGSFYYSYMPSVSFSTPVHFYYTSDCDSSESALCSFPTANISFMKNERDLVMAYGQPYRVSLELEMPESPVNERLGMFMVKMSCYTKGGKTVSSVGRSTMLHYRSSLLQSLSTLLFSPLFLTGMAEQKQLIEVELFSDYKTNAYQPSIGAVIEIQSKRVQIYSSQLRIHAFFTGIRYVLYNFPLTSAVIGVATNFAFLCVIVLFSYLQFIWGGIWPPDQVRVRVMMGDNTRIQQRREEARKRMEKENSQKDLGAPQVIGSVNDASDFQEDDTIAEPSPKKPSGILDASEADVPDTKEEGSHDSSHEEKDGSGVFDGCQLPHQGETLLRQRPGPWMSL